The following proteins come from a genomic window of Rutidosis leptorrhynchoides isolate AG116_Rl617_1_P2 chromosome 10, CSIRO_AGI_Rlap_v1, whole genome shotgun sequence:
- the LOC139873584 gene encoding protein fluG-like isoform X1 — protein MGDEKYEQLKKAVERVELVDVHAHNLVALDSSLPFLSCFSEASGKALSHVTSTLNFKRSLRDIADLYGSELSLQGIQEHRSSSGIEEISKMCFKGARISSVLIDDGLMLDKIIDTEKHSNYVPFVGRILRIERLAEQILDEGIKFGRCLTLEGFTEVFLDRLKSFSVKAGPTDVSKVVGLKSIAAYRSGLDINTHVTDEEAAKGLDEVLLGGYPVRISNKNLIDYIFIRSLELAMRYDWPMQIHTGFGDKDLDLRHANPLHLRNVLEDERFLDCKIVLLHASYPFSREASYLASVYQQVYLDFGLAIPKLSVHGMTSSFKQLLELAPLKKVMFSTDAVGFPEAFYLGAKRAREVVFSVLRDACNEGDLTIPEALEAVNDIFAENAKALYKIDSTVTSTHVSSTLSKFDNHVIKELNFTQQDTVLVRVLWVDASGQHRCRVVPQKRFNNTVKESGLGLTCACMGMSSAMDGPADETNLTGTGEIRLIPDLSTRCKIPWVMNEEMVLADMHLKPGQPWEYCPRETLRRVSKVLKQEFNLTMNAGFENEFYLLKSQPREGQEQWVPFDTSRYCSSSAYDAASPILHEVINSLQSLNIDVEQLHAEAGNGQFEIALRYTSCFDAANNLIYAREVIRSVARKHGLLATFMPKFALDDIGSGLHVHISLSQNGQNVFAASVGSSRHGMSKIGEEFMAGVLHHLPSLLAFTAPIPNSYDRIQPNTWSGAYLCWGKENREAPIRTACPPGVQDGLVSNFEIKAFDGCANPYLALAAIIASGIDGLRRHLVLPDPIDDNPDSLRGKLQRLPVSLAESVEALSKDTVFDTLLGEKLMVAIKGVRKAEIKHYSENKDAYKKLIHQY, from the exons AGAAGCCTAAGGGATATTGCTGACTTATACGGCTCTGAATTATCTCTTCAAGgaattcaagaacatagaagttcgTCTGGAATTGAAGAAATCAGTAAAATGTGCTTCAAAGGTGCACGAATATCGAGTGTACTAATCGATGATGGGTTAATGTTAGACAAGATAATTGACACCGAGAAACATAGTAATTATGTGCCATTTGTTGGTAGAATATTAAGAATTGAGCGTCTAGCAGAGCAaattctcgatgaa GGAATAAAATTTGGGAGGTGTTTGACACTAGAAGGATTTACTGAAGTATTCTTAGACAGATTGAAGT CATTTTCTGTTAAGGCGGGTCCTACAGATGTCTCTAAAGTGGTTGGTTTAAAAAGCATAGCTGCATATCGCAGTGGCCTTGATATTAATACGCATGTCACCGATGAAGAGGCAGCAAAGGGTCTTGATGAAGTTCTGCTTG GGGGATATCCTGTTCGAATTTCAAACAAAAACCTCATCGATTATATATTCATTCGGAGTTTGGAGTTGGCTATGCGTTACGACTGGCCCATGCAGATACATACAGG CTTTGGAGACAAAGATTTGGATTTACGGCATGCTAATCCCCTTCATCTTCGTAACGTACTTGAAGACGAAAGATTCTTAGACTGTAAAATTGTTCTTTTACATGCATCCTACCCTTTTTCAAGGGAAGCATCATATTTGGCATCTGTTTATCAACAG GTGTACCTTGATTTTGGTCTTGCTATTCCAAAACTCAGTGTCCATGGCATGACATCATCATTCAAACAACTTTTGGAGCTCGCACCACTAAAAAAG GTGATGTTTAGCACTGATGCAGTTGGATTTCCTGAAGCGTTTTACTTAG GTGCTAAGAGAGCACGGGAAGTTGTATTTTCCGTTTTACGTGATGCGTGTAACGAGGGTGATTTAACAATTCCCGAAGCTCTTGAAGCTGTTAACGACATCTTTGCAGAAAATGCAAAAGCGTTATACAAAATCGATAGCACTGTTACATCTACACATGTATCTAGTACGTTATCAAAGTTTGATAATCACGTGATAAAAGAGTTAAACTTTACCCAACAAGATACTGTACTTGTTCGTGTTTTATGGGTCGATGCTTCTGGACAACATAGATGCCGC GTGGTCCCACAAAAACGGTTCAATAATACTGTGAAGGAAAGTGGGTTAGGTTTAACGTGTGCCTGTATGGGGATGAGTTCAGCGATGGATGGTCCAGCTGACGAGACCAATCTGACTGGGACCGGTGAGATCAGACTCATACCTGATTTATCAACCAGATGCAAAATCCCAtg GGTGATGAACGAAGAGATGGTTCTTGCTGACATGCACTTAAAACCGGGTCAACCGTGGGAGTATTGCCCGAGAGAAACACTTAGAAGAGTTTCTAAAGTTCTGAAACAGGAATTCAACTTG ACGATGAATGCTGGATTTGAAAATGAATTTTATCTATTAAAGAGTCAGCCAAG GGAAGGTCAAGAACAGTGGGTCCCATTTGACACATCACGTTACTGCTCATCATCTGCATATGATGCTGCTTCACCTATATTGCATGAAGTTATTAACTCATTACAGTCTTTGAATATTGATGTAGAACAG CTACATGCAGAGGCTGGGAATGGTCAGTTTGAAATTGCATTGCGTTACACAAGTTGTTTTGATGCTGCAAATAACTTGATATATGCGCGTGAAGTTATTAGATCCGTTGCAAGGAAACATGGATTGCTAGCCACTTTTATGCCAAA GTTTGCATTAGATGACATCGGGTCGGGTTTACATGTGCATATTAGTTTGTCCCAAAATGGCCAAAATGTGTTTGCGGCATCTGTCGGGTCATCACGCCACGGAATGTCGAAAATTGGGGAAGAGTTCATGGCAGGTGTTCTACACCATCTTCCGTCACTTTTAGCTTTTACAGCTCCCATCCCAAACAG TTATGATCGTATACAACCAAATACATGGAGTGGAGCATACCTTTGTTGGGGTAAAGAAAACAGAGAGGCTCCTATAAGAACTGCTTGTCCACCTGGCGTTCAAGATGGCCTAGTCAGCAACTTTGAAATTAAAGCATTTGATGGATGTGCTAATCCGTATCTGGCCCTTGCCGCTATCATTGCTTCCGGAATTGATGGTCTACGCAGACATCTTGTTCTCCCTGATCCTATTG ATGACAATCCTGATAGCCTACGTGGCAAACTCCAAAGATTACCAGTCTCCCTTGCAGAATCAGTAGAAGCACTATCAAAAGATACTGTTTTCGATACGTTATTAGGAGAGAAACTGATGGTTGCTATAAAAGGGGTTCGCAag GCGGAAATTAAACACTACTCTGAGAATAAGGATGCGTACAAGAAACTTATACACCAATACTGA
- the LOC139873584 gene encoding protein fluG-like isoform X2, whose protein sequence is MMDVLGIQEHRSSSGIEEISKMCFKGARISSVLIDDGLMLDKIIDTEKHSNYVPFVGRILRIERLAEQILDEGIKFGRCLTLEGFTEVFLDRLKSFSVKAGPTDVSKVVGLKSIAAYRSGLDINTHVTDEEAAKGLDEVLLGGYPVRISNKNLIDYIFIRSLELAMRYDWPMQIHTGFGDKDLDLRHANPLHLRNVLEDERFLDCKIVLLHASYPFSREASYLASVYQQVYLDFGLAIPKLSVHGMTSSFKQLLELAPLKKVMFSTDAVGFPEAFYLGAKRAREVVFSVLRDACNEGDLTIPEALEAVNDIFAENAKALYKIDSTVTSTHVSSTLSKFDNHVIKELNFTQQDTVLVRVLWVDASGQHRCRVVPQKRFNNTVKESGLGLTCACMGMSSAMDGPADETNLTGTGEIRLIPDLSTRCKIPWVMNEEMVLADMHLKPGQPWEYCPRETLRRVSKVLKQEFNLTMNAGFENEFYLLKSQPREGQEQWVPFDTSRYCSSSAYDAASPILHEVINSLQSLNIDVEQLHAEAGNGQFEIALRYTSCFDAANNLIYAREVIRSVARKHGLLATFMPKFALDDIGSGLHVHISLSQNGQNVFAASVGSSRHGMSKIGEEFMAGVLHHLPSLLAFTAPIPNSYDRIQPNTWSGAYLCWGKENREAPIRTACPPGVQDGLVSNFEIKAFDGCANPYLALAAIIASGIDGLRRHLVLPDPIDDNPDSLRGKLQRLPVSLAESVEALSKDTVFDTLLGEKLMVAIKGVRKAEIKHYSENKDAYKKLIHQY, encoded by the exons ATGTGCTAG gaattcaagaacatagaagttcgTCTGGAATTGAAGAAATCAGTAAAATGTGCTTCAAAGGTGCACGAATATCGAGTGTACTAATCGATGATGGGTTAATGTTAGACAAGATAATTGACACCGAGAAACATAGTAATTATGTGCCATTTGTTGGTAGAATATTAAGAATTGAGCGTCTAGCAGAGCAaattctcgatgaa GGAATAAAATTTGGGAGGTGTTTGACACTAGAAGGATTTACTGAAGTATTCTTAGACAGATTGAAGT CATTTTCTGTTAAGGCGGGTCCTACAGATGTCTCTAAAGTGGTTGGTTTAAAAAGCATAGCTGCATATCGCAGTGGCCTTGATATTAATACGCATGTCACCGATGAAGAGGCAGCAAAGGGTCTTGATGAAGTTCTGCTTG GGGGATATCCTGTTCGAATTTCAAACAAAAACCTCATCGATTATATATTCATTCGGAGTTTGGAGTTGGCTATGCGTTACGACTGGCCCATGCAGATACATACAGG CTTTGGAGACAAAGATTTGGATTTACGGCATGCTAATCCCCTTCATCTTCGTAACGTACTTGAAGACGAAAGATTCTTAGACTGTAAAATTGTTCTTTTACATGCATCCTACCCTTTTTCAAGGGAAGCATCATATTTGGCATCTGTTTATCAACAG GTGTACCTTGATTTTGGTCTTGCTATTCCAAAACTCAGTGTCCATGGCATGACATCATCATTCAAACAACTTTTGGAGCTCGCACCACTAAAAAAG GTGATGTTTAGCACTGATGCAGTTGGATTTCCTGAAGCGTTTTACTTAG GTGCTAAGAGAGCACGGGAAGTTGTATTTTCCGTTTTACGTGATGCGTGTAACGAGGGTGATTTAACAATTCCCGAAGCTCTTGAAGCTGTTAACGACATCTTTGCAGAAAATGCAAAAGCGTTATACAAAATCGATAGCACTGTTACATCTACACATGTATCTAGTACGTTATCAAAGTTTGATAATCACGTGATAAAAGAGTTAAACTTTACCCAACAAGATACTGTACTTGTTCGTGTTTTATGGGTCGATGCTTCTGGACAACATAGATGCCGC GTGGTCCCACAAAAACGGTTCAATAATACTGTGAAGGAAAGTGGGTTAGGTTTAACGTGTGCCTGTATGGGGATGAGTTCAGCGATGGATGGTCCAGCTGACGAGACCAATCTGACTGGGACCGGTGAGATCAGACTCATACCTGATTTATCAACCAGATGCAAAATCCCAtg GGTGATGAACGAAGAGATGGTTCTTGCTGACATGCACTTAAAACCGGGTCAACCGTGGGAGTATTGCCCGAGAGAAACACTTAGAAGAGTTTCTAAAGTTCTGAAACAGGAATTCAACTTG ACGATGAATGCTGGATTTGAAAATGAATTTTATCTATTAAAGAGTCAGCCAAG GGAAGGTCAAGAACAGTGGGTCCCATTTGACACATCACGTTACTGCTCATCATCTGCATATGATGCTGCTTCACCTATATTGCATGAAGTTATTAACTCATTACAGTCTTTGAATATTGATGTAGAACAG CTACATGCAGAGGCTGGGAATGGTCAGTTTGAAATTGCATTGCGTTACACAAGTTGTTTTGATGCTGCAAATAACTTGATATATGCGCGTGAAGTTATTAGATCCGTTGCAAGGAAACATGGATTGCTAGCCACTTTTATGCCAAA GTTTGCATTAGATGACATCGGGTCGGGTTTACATGTGCATATTAGTTTGTCCCAAAATGGCCAAAATGTGTTTGCGGCATCTGTCGGGTCATCACGCCACGGAATGTCGAAAATTGGGGAAGAGTTCATGGCAGGTGTTCTACACCATCTTCCGTCACTTTTAGCTTTTACAGCTCCCATCCCAAACAG TTATGATCGTATACAACCAAATACATGGAGTGGAGCATACCTTTGTTGGGGTAAAGAAAACAGAGAGGCTCCTATAAGAACTGCTTGTCCACCTGGCGTTCAAGATGGCCTAGTCAGCAACTTTGAAATTAAAGCATTTGATGGATGTGCTAATCCGTATCTGGCCCTTGCCGCTATCATTGCTTCCGGAATTGATGGTCTACGCAGACATCTTGTTCTCCCTGATCCTATTG ATGACAATCCTGATAGCCTACGTGGCAAACTCCAAAGATTACCAGTCTCCCTTGCAGAATCAGTAGAAGCACTATCAAAAGATACTGTTTTCGATACGTTATTAGGAGAGAAACTGATGGTTGCTATAAAAGGGGTTCGCAag GCGGAAATTAAACACTACTCTGAGAATAAGGATGCGTACAAGAAACTTATACACCAATACTGA
- the LOC139873584 gene encoding protein fluG-like isoform X3 has translation MCFKGARISSVLIDDGLMLDKIIDTEKHSNYVPFVGRILRIERLAEQILDEGIKFGRCLTLEGFTEVFLDRLKSFSVKAGPTDVSKVVGLKSIAAYRSGLDINTHVTDEEAAKGLDEVLLGGYPVRISNKNLIDYIFIRSLELAMRYDWPMQIHTGFGDKDLDLRHANPLHLRNVLEDERFLDCKIVLLHASYPFSREASYLASVYQQVYLDFGLAIPKLSVHGMTSSFKQLLELAPLKKVMFSTDAVGFPEAFYLGAKRAREVVFSVLRDACNEGDLTIPEALEAVNDIFAENAKALYKIDSTVTSTHVSSTLSKFDNHVIKELNFTQQDTVLVRVLWVDASGQHRCRVVPQKRFNNTVKESGLGLTCACMGMSSAMDGPADETNLTGTGEIRLIPDLSTRCKIPWVMNEEMVLADMHLKPGQPWEYCPRETLRRVSKVLKQEFNLTMNAGFENEFYLLKSQPREGQEQWVPFDTSRYCSSSAYDAASPILHEVINSLQSLNIDVEQLHAEAGNGQFEIALRYTSCFDAANNLIYAREVIRSVARKHGLLATFMPKFALDDIGSGLHVHISLSQNGQNVFAASVGSSRHGMSKIGEEFMAGVLHHLPSLLAFTAPIPNSYDRIQPNTWSGAYLCWGKENREAPIRTACPPGVQDGLVSNFEIKAFDGCANPYLALAAIIASGIDGLRRHLVLPDPIDDNPDSLRGKLQRLPVSLAESVEALSKDTVFDTLLGEKLMVAIKGVRKAEIKHYSENKDAYKKLIHQY, from the exons ATGTGCTTCAAAGGTGCACGAATATCGAGTGTACTAATCGATGATGGGTTAATGTTAGACAAGATAATTGACACCGAGAAACATAGTAATTATGTGCCATTTGTTGGTAGAATATTAAGAATTGAGCGTCTAGCAGAGCAaattctcgatgaa GGAATAAAATTTGGGAGGTGTTTGACACTAGAAGGATTTACTGAAGTATTCTTAGACAGATTGAAGT CATTTTCTGTTAAGGCGGGTCCTACAGATGTCTCTAAAGTGGTTGGTTTAAAAAGCATAGCTGCATATCGCAGTGGCCTTGATATTAATACGCATGTCACCGATGAAGAGGCAGCAAAGGGTCTTGATGAAGTTCTGCTTG GGGGATATCCTGTTCGAATTTCAAACAAAAACCTCATCGATTATATATTCATTCGGAGTTTGGAGTTGGCTATGCGTTACGACTGGCCCATGCAGATACATACAGG CTTTGGAGACAAAGATTTGGATTTACGGCATGCTAATCCCCTTCATCTTCGTAACGTACTTGAAGACGAAAGATTCTTAGACTGTAAAATTGTTCTTTTACATGCATCCTACCCTTTTTCAAGGGAAGCATCATATTTGGCATCTGTTTATCAACAG GTGTACCTTGATTTTGGTCTTGCTATTCCAAAACTCAGTGTCCATGGCATGACATCATCATTCAAACAACTTTTGGAGCTCGCACCACTAAAAAAG GTGATGTTTAGCACTGATGCAGTTGGATTTCCTGAAGCGTTTTACTTAG GTGCTAAGAGAGCACGGGAAGTTGTATTTTCCGTTTTACGTGATGCGTGTAACGAGGGTGATTTAACAATTCCCGAAGCTCTTGAAGCTGTTAACGACATCTTTGCAGAAAATGCAAAAGCGTTATACAAAATCGATAGCACTGTTACATCTACACATGTATCTAGTACGTTATCAAAGTTTGATAATCACGTGATAAAAGAGTTAAACTTTACCCAACAAGATACTGTACTTGTTCGTGTTTTATGGGTCGATGCTTCTGGACAACATAGATGCCGC GTGGTCCCACAAAAACGGTTCAATAATACTGTGAAGGAAAGTGGGTTAGGTTTAACGTGTGCCTGTATGGGGATGAGTTCAGCGATGGATGGTCCAGCTGACGAGACCAATCTGACTGGGACCGGTGAGATCAGACTCATACCTGATTTATCAACCAGATGCAAAATCCCAtg GGTGATGAACGAAGAGATGGTTCTTGCTGACATGCACTTAAAACCGGGTCAACCGTGGGAGTATTGCCCGAGAGAAACACTTAGAAGAGTTTCTAAAGTTCTGAAACAGGAATTCAACTTG ACGATGAATGCTGGATTTGAAAATGAATTTTATCTATTAAAGAGTCAGCCAAG GGAAGGTCAAGAACAGTGGGTCCCATTTGACACATCACGTTACTGCTCATCATCTGCATATGATGCTGCTTCACCTATATTGCATGAAGTTATTAACTCATTACAGTCTTTGAATATTGATGTAGAACAG CTACATGCAGAGGCTGGGAATGGTCAGTTTGAAATTGCATTGCGTTACACAAGTTGTTTTGATGCTGCAAATAACTTGATATATGCGCGTGAAGTTATTAGATCCGTTGCAAGGAAACATGGATTGCTAGCCACTTTTATGCCAAA GTTTGCATTAGATGACATCGGGTCGGGTTTACATGTGCATATTAGTTTGTCCCAAAATGGCCAAAATGTGTTTGCGGCATCTGTCGGGTCATCACGCCACGGAATGTCGAAAATTGGGGAAGAGTTCATGGCAGGTGTTCTACACCATCTTCCGTCACTTTTAGCTTTTACAGCTCCCATCCCAAACAG TTATGATCGTATACAACCAAATACATGGAGTGGAGCATACCTTTGTTGGGGTAAAGAAAACAGAGAGGCTCCTATAAGAACTGCTTGTCCACCTGGCGTTCAAGATGGCCTAGTCAGCAACTTTGAAATTAAAGCATTTGATGGATGTGCTAATCCGTATCTGGCCCTTGCCGCTATCATTGCTTCCGGAATTGATGGTCTACGCAGACATCTTGTTCTCCCTGATCCTATTG ATGACAATCCTGATAGCCTACGTGGCAAACTCCAAAGATTACCAGTCTCCCTTGCAGAATCAGTAGAAGCACTATCAAAAGATACTGTTTTCGATACGTTATTAGGAGAGAAACTGATGGTTGCTATAAAAGGGGTTCGCAag GCGGAAATTAAACACTACTCTGAGAATAAGGATGCGTACAAGAAACTTATACACCAATACTGA